A section of the Triticum dicoccoides isolate Atlit2015 ecotype Zavitan chromosome 7A, WEW_v2.0, whole genome shotgun sequence genome encodes:
- the LOC119334222 gene encoding putative 4-hydroxy-4-methyl-2-oxoglutarate aldolase 3, with amino-acid sequence MGSEKFRTPVADLCDANASLILAGELRILEPVFQPYGQCRSFSGRVVTMRVLEHNAGLRALLEAPGEGRVLVLDGGGSKRCALIGGTLAEVARGSGWAGAVVNGCVHDVDDVNGCAIGVRVLASNPRKPGKSGATEMHVDVDVGGAVVRDGEWLYADSDGIIVCDREIYG; translated from the coding sequence ATGGGTTCAGAGAAGTTCCGAACCCCTGTGGCCGACCTGTGCGACGCGAACGCCTCACTGATCCTCGCCGGCGAGCTGCGCATCCTGGAGCCCGTCTTCCAGCCGTACGGCCAGTGCAGGTCCTTCTCGGGCCGGGTGGTCACCATGCGCGTCCTCGAGCACAACGCGGGCCTGCGCGCGCTCCTGGAGGCCCCCGGCGAGGGCCGCGTCCTGGTGCTCGACGGCGGTGGCAGCAAGCGGTGCGCGCTCATCGGCGGCACGCTGGCGGAGGTGGCGCGCGGCAGCGGCTGGGCGGGCGCTGTCGTGAACGGCTGCGTCCACGACGTGGATGACGTGAACGGCTGCGCCATCGGCGTCCGCGTGCTCGCCAGCAACCCCCGCAAGCCCGGGAAGAGCGGCGCCACGGAGATGCACGTGGACGTCGACGTCGGCGGTGCCGTGGTCCGTGACGGGGAGTGGCTCTACGCGGACAGCGACGGCATCATTGTCTGCGACAGGGAGATCTACGGTTGA